One Bacteroidales bacterium DNA segment encodes these proteins:
- a CDS encoding CoA pyrophosphatase produces MIKIYLIKIIFAFIMENLILKNKFKKALTKELPGIQSHLKLAPLERIDGIRRPETPKDAKHSAVLIVLFNENRETKIVFILRSVYDGVHSGQISFPGGKKETRDKDLMKTAIRETQEEIGIEVSTADILGKLSRLYIPNSNFIVEPYVAYIENLNKIIPDSTEVQQVYKISLKDLLDDNAVQLKEVLFLNKNSISAPCFCINNIKIWGATAMILNELLDVIKTNHLSKILP; encoded by the coding sequence TTGATTAAAATTTATCTGATTAAAATTATCTTTGCATTTATTATGGAGAATCTGATTTTGAAAAATAAATTCAAAAAGGCATTAACTAAAGAGCTACCCGGAATTCAATCTCATTTAAAGTTGGCTCCATTGGAACGAATAGATGGTATAAGAAGGCCTGAAACTCCAAAAGATGCAAAACATAGTGCTGTTCTTATTGTTTTATTTAATGAAAATAGGGAAACAAAAATAGTATTCATTCTAAGAAGTGTTTATGATGGAGTTCATAGCGGACAAATTTCATTTCCCGGGGGTAAAAAAGAAACAAGAGATAAAGATTTAATGAAAACGGCTATCAGAGAGACTCAGGAAGAGATTGGTATAGAAGTAAGTACAGCCGATATTTTGGGGAAATTATCTCGCTTATATATTCCAAATAGTAATTTTATTGTAGAGCCTTACGTTGCTTATATAGAAAATTTGAATAAAATTATTCCGGATTCTACAGAAGTGCAACAAGTATATAAAATTTCGCTTAAGGATCTGTTAGATGATAATGCAGTACAATTAAAGGAAGTTTTATTTTTAAATAAAAATTCCATATCAGCTCCTTGTTTCTGTATTAATAATATAAAAATATGGGGAGCTACAGCAATGATTTTAAATGAGTTATTAGATGTTATTAAAACTAACCATTTAAGTAAGATTCTGCCATAA
- the pruA gene encoding L-glutamate gamma-semialdehyde dehydrogenase, which produces MAQGMYHVPHVPKAMNEPTLEYKPGSQERKAVKAALKELKSKEIDIPMVIGGKEVRTDNRISIHPPHQIKHTLGHYYMGGAEHVTQAIEAALEARPKWQSLNWDSRAAIFLKAADLISGPYRAKINAATMLGQSKNIYQAEIDAACEFADFLRFNVEYMADIYSQQPLSSKGIWNRMQQRPLEGFVYAITPFNFTAIAGNLPAAPALMGNVVVWKPSNTQVYSANVIMEIFQEAGLPDGVINMVFAPGAVGGRVMADHKDFVGVHFTGSNAVFNRIWKTIGANVGIYNTYPKIVGETGGKDFIMIHKSAKVDEVVTAMSRGAFEYQGQKCSAASRAYVPDNLWEEVKEKLITDVQSFRMGSVENFQNFINAVIDEASFDKLATYIERAKKDAEAEIIVGGGYDKTEGYFIEPTVIVTSDPKYVTMQEELFGPVFTIYVYPAEEYEETLKLVDETSPYALTGAIFAHDRYAITQAVDKLVNAAGNFYINDKPTGAVVGQQPFGGARASGTNDKSGSYLNLLRWVSPRTIKENFVPPTDYRYSFMEEK; this is translated from the coding sequence ATGGCACAAGGAATGTATCATGTACCACACGTACCAAAAGCAATGAACGAACCTACTTTAGAATATAAACCGGGAAGTCAGGAAAGGAAGGCTGTTAAAGCAGCACTGAAAGAACTAAAATCAAAGGAAATAGATATTCCTATGGTGATAGGAGGTAAAGAAGTGCGAACAGATAATCGCATTTCTATTCATCCACCACATCAAATTAAACATACTTTAGGCCACTATTATATGGGTGGTGCAGAACATGTTACACAAGCTATAGAGGCTGCACTTGAGGCACGTCCAAAATGGCAATCTCTGAATTGGGATAGTCGTGCTGCAATTTTTCTTAAAGCTGCCGATTTAATTTCGGGACCTTATCGTGCTAAAATTAACGCAGCTACTATGCTTGGTCAATCCAAGAATATTTATCAAGCAGAAATCGATGCTGCCTGTGAATTTGCAGATTTTTTACGATTCAACGTAGAATATATGGCTGATATTTACAGTCAACAACCACTCTCAAGTAAAGGGATTTGGAATCGTATGCAACAACGTCCTTTAGAAGGATTTGTTTATGCCATTACTCCCTTTAATTTCACCGCTATTGCTGGAAATCTACCAGCTGCTCCTGCATTGATGGGAAATGTAGTGGTTTGGAAACCATCAAACACACAAGTCTATTCAGCAAATGTTATTATGGAAATCTTCCAAGAAGCAGGTTTACCGGATGGCGTAATTAATATGGTATTTGCTCCCGGTGCTGTAGGAGGAAGAGTTATGGCGGATCATAAAGATTTTGTTGGTGTTCATTTTACGGGTAGTAATGCCGTATTTAATCGCATTTGGAAAACAATAGGAGCAAACGTAGGAATTTATAATACCTATCCGAAAATTGTGGGCGAAACCGGTGGTAAAGACTTTATAATGATTCATAAATCAGCTAAAGTTGATGAAGTGGTAACGGCTATGAGTCGTGGTGCTTTTGAATACCAAGGACAGAAATGTTCTGCTGCATCTCGTGCTTATGTTCCTGATAATCTGTGGGAAGAAGTTAAAGAAAAGCTGATTACAGATGTCCAATCTTTCCGTATGGGAAGTGTTGAGAATTTCCAGAACTTTATCAATGCAGTAATTGATGAAGCTTCCTTTGATAAATTGGCTACGTATATTGAAAGAGCAAAAAAAGATGCAGAAGCTGAAATTATTGTTGGTGGGGGATATGACAAAACCGAGGGCTATTTTATTGAGCCAACAGTAATTGTAACCTCTGATCCTAAATATGTTACTATGCAAGAAGAATTATTCGGACCTGTTTTCACTATCTACGTTTATCCTGCCGAAGAGTATGAAGAAACGTTAAAGCTTGTAGATGAAACGTCTCCTTATGCTTTAACAGGAGCTATTTTTGCTCACGATCGTTACGCCATTACTCAAGCTGTCGATAAATTGGTGAATGCTGCGGGTAATTTCTATATCAACGATAAACCAACAGGTGCCGTAGTGGGACAACAACCTTTTGGAGGCGCAAGAGCTTCAGGAACAAACGATAAATCAGGCTCTTACCTTAACTTATTACGTTGGGTATCACCAAGAACTATTAAAGAAAATTTTGTTCCGCCAACAGATTATCGTTATTCATTTATGGAAGAGAAATAA
- a CDS encoding OsmC family protein yields MKEKVDIVWQDEMAFEASLHENTQKVIIDAVPAVGGRDLGPRPKTLLLVSLGGCTAMDVISILKKMRVKPDYFNVEVEGELTDEHPKYFHTITVNYIFRGKDLPMDKIKKAVSLSEDRYCGVTEMLKHSSKIISNIIIED; encoded by the coding sequence ATGAAAGAAAAAGTAGATATAGTATGGCAAGATGAAATGGCTTTTGAGGCCAGTTTGCATGAGAATACTCAGAAAGTAATAATAGATGCAGTTCCTGCTGTTGGCGGACGGGATTTAGGTCCTCGCCCAAAAACTTTATTATTGGTTTCATTGGGAGGCTGTACTGCCATGGATGTCATTTCTATTTTAAAGAAGATGAGAGTTAAGCCTGATTATTTCAATGTTGAAGTTGAAGGTGAATTAACAGATGAACATCCAAAATACTTCCATACAATTACTGTAAACTATATTTTCCGTGGTAAAGATTTACCTATGGATAAAATTAAAAAAGCGGTTAGTCTTTCGGAAGATCGTTATTGCGGAGTAACCGAAATGTTAAAACATTCATCAAAAATAATTTCAAACATTATAATAGAAGATTAA
- a CDS encoding trypsin-like peptidase domain-containing protein, with product MKIKNFKSFYRFLFVIILLLAFQIPKNLKAESGLVNLVDAAKKTVNSVVHIKTIMLQKSNVYSYFYDSYGNIYRRGEEPKYYVATGSGVILTKDGYIVTNNHVVAGAYEIYVTLNDKRNLKAKIIGRDPATDLALIKIDTDNLPFLEFGDSDNAQIGEWVLAVGNPFNLTSTVTAGIISAKARNLHLVSPQHSSAIDSYIQTDAAVNSGNSGGALVNARGELIGINAAIASNTGSYTGYSFAIPSNIVKKVVSDIIQYGKVKRAYMGVQINDLNEDVANYLNMPKIEGVFIAKVVYGGSAWKVGIKSQDVILQIDNQKVNSRSELVERLTQYQPGATIMVKIWRKGRQYDFSLVLESDNQE from the coding sequence ATGAAAATCAAAAACTTCAAATCTTTTTATAGATTTTTATTTGTTATTATTCTTTTGCTAGCCTTTCAAATTCCAAAAAATTTAAAGGCAGAATCAGGATTGGTAAATTTAGTAGATGCTGCAAAGAAGACGGTTAATTCGGTTGTACACATTAAAACAATTATGCTTCAAAAAAGCAATGTATATTCTTATTTTTATGATAGCTATGGAAACATATATCGTCGAGGAGAAGAGCCTAAATACTATGTGGCAACCGGTTCAGGAGTGATTCTTACAAAGGACGGATATATAGTTACCAATAATCATGTTGTTGCAGGTGCTTATGAGATATATGTAACATTAAACGATAAACGAAATTTAAAAGCAAAAATAATAGGTAGAGATCCTGCTACCGATTTAGCTCTAATTAAAATTGATACAGATAATCTTCCATTTTTAGAATTTGGGGATTCTGATAATGCACAAATAGGTGAGTGGGTACTTGCAGTTGGTAACCCTTTTAATCTAACTTCTACAGTAACAGCCGGCATAATTAGTGCTAAAGCCAGAAATCTTCATCTTGTTAGTCCTCAGCATAGTTCTGCCATAGATTCTTATATTCAGACTGACGCTGCTGTAAATAGTGGCAATAGTGGAGGAGCATTAGTTAATGCAAGGGGCGAATTAATAGGGATTAATGCTGCTATTGCGTCAAATACAGGCAGCTATACCGGATACAGTTTTGCAATACCATCAAATATTGTGAAAAAAGTTGTGAGCGATATTATACAATACGGAAAAGTAAAAAGAGCCTATATGGGTGTGCAAATTAACGATCTTAATGAAGATGTAGCCAATTACTTAAATATGCCAAAAATTGAAGGCGTTTTTATTGCTAAAGTTGTATATGGTGGATCGGCTTGGAAAGTAGGAATAAAAAGTCAGGACGTTATCTTGCAAATTGATAATCAAAAAGTAAACTCAAGGTCTGAATTAGTAGAACGTTTGACTCAATATCAACCCGGCGCCACTATTATGGTTAAAATATGGCGAAAAGGTCGGCAATATGATTTTTCTCTTGTTTTGGAAAGTGATAATCAAGAATAG